Proteins encoded by one window of Haematobia irritans isolate KBUSLIRL chromosome 2, ASM5000362v1, whole genome shotgun sequence:
- the LOC142225339 gene encoding uncharacterized protein LOC142225339, producing MPRIIKNRPSLKNPRSTKFKRVYKCRVCNDIHPLRLCKRFLAMNPSRRRQEVERHGYCLNCLAHKHSKLTCFSKSGCRKCNHKHHTLLHRHEDSGSEIAPIELARKSLKVESQQMVTVLPTILAKLSINGRLHPIRILVDTASTVSRISRAIVLKYDIPTKGMEDSIVCTVTIFARTDKKVSFTTLMRVDNRISLKTPGKTLPKSIQEKFHNLVLADPLFFKNDSISMIFGSDIYSKILCDGIMPNADGLATAQNSTFGWIVSGRYPV from the coding sequence ATGCcgagaataataaaaaatcgtCCATCGCTGAAGAATCCACGATCTACCAAATTCAAACGTGTTTACAAATGTCGAGTATGTAATGATATCCACCCTCTACGCTTGTGTAAACGATTTTTGGCAATGAATCCATCTAGGCGTAGGCAAGAAGTAGAGCGACACGGGTATTGCCTAAATTGTCTCGCTCACAAGCATTCCAAACTTACGTGCTTCTCCAAATCAGGATGTCGCAAATGTAACCATAAACATCATACACTTCTTCATCGGCACGAAGATAGTGGCTCAGAAATAGCTCCAATTGAATTGGCCCGAAAATCACTGAAAGTAGAGTCTCAACAAATGGTAACAGTCCTTCCTACTATATTAGCAAAATTGTCGATCAACGGTCGATTGCATCCAATACGTATTTTAGTAGATACTGCATCCACTGTCAGTCGGATTTCAAGGGCAATAGTTTTAAAGTATGATATCCCAACAAAAGGTATGGAAGACTCCATTGTATGTACTGTCACGATATTTGCACGCACAGATAAAAAAGTTAGCTTTACCACTCTAATGAGGGTTGACAATCGGATTTCCCTAAAAACTCCTGGTAAAACCTTGCCCAAATCAAtacaagaaaaatttcataatctcgTCCTGGCTGatcctttattttttaaaaatgattcTATCTCGATGATTTTTGGTTCAGacatatattcaaaaattctgTGCGACGGTATTATGCCAAATGCCGATGGTCTTGCAACAGCGCAAAATTCTACCTTTGGATGGATCGTATCTGGAAGATACCCAGTCTAG
- the LOC142225298 gene encoding uncharacterized protein LOC142225298 — protein sequence MNPLHRFIRANDKFVQFEEQMTDTLIATSTTFALEVHREELKAMWGTIKGLYEKCTEALLTRENDDKKEKEKGDKNQGGEESTDSETDSDLNMVNSRYYNSYEAYVRIVSKISASIQMRSQAPNFNSQSSSSNSSFHLPPCDTESFKGDYHSWPTFRDMFSAVYIQNANLSNVQKLFHLRKKTEGEAHEIVKSCPLTNSGFDIAWQNLKERFENKRMLVHSQLKILFNLPAVCSESSEDIKNLRRDINSCISCLRLYDIEISNWDPIFVYICSTKLPRVTLSLWEQSVEDKKDISKWSDLNAFLSSRYQTLETVSEVKGSSNSNKLGPSNSTVTKHSNYLKKVNSHHTRVSVPPFDYPCKLCINEIHPIRKCPKFLQMNHDERRNSIKKLGLCINCFAGTHTIKDCKSSFNCSLCHQRHNTLIHRDEKKSDKQKPYPKPRDTMRAQSRSHSELQSTNPNAIVNVPEPSTSGKSIQTCFASNSQNVLLGTAVVQINHMGLKYYVRVLIDSGSQGTFITERIFHILKLPSRPIDAEISGLNGITSAKARKIATFSVSPRCESNLEISIDALVVPKLSENLPSNSINPSLLKEFPDINLADPKFYTSSRIDMLIGADIFNKILLDNVKRNICGSLIAQETIFGWIVTGPIQNDQISSFSNIVSFFTECTLEKQLKRFWEVENFPQKPLLSHSDILCEKLYSETTERDKDGRYVVSLPFKQSFYENSKMLGQSRSIAYAQFLKNEYRLSKDVGLRDKYNSILEEYIELGHMEHVAPPSMAEFPKHFYLPHHAVFKPESTTTKIRVVFNASCRTSSGTSLNDVLYSGPILQNDVTILILRWRFFRFVFNADIEKMYRQIRVHPKDTPFQRILFRSCDDATMQDYELKTVTFGVNAAPYLAIRTLLQLANDVKDTFPLAKRIIEESMYVDDVLAGCHEVNSRISARDQLISALKSAGFPLRKWASNCPELLKDIPRSHLLKDDFLCFHDTSQAKTLGIKWNAKSDNFFFESKPFSNNSNFSKREVLSEIAKIYDPAGWLAPIVVLAKILMRKIWLSKVGWDEFITTECLAEWKKFLKSYSIIESIKLPRWISYSPRCEIQFHAFCDASENAYAVAIYTRVKLDETHIIVRLLTSKTRVSPVKSISIPKLELCGAALLSEVVKSVIPSMQISAYEVFKWTDSTIVLSWLQQPPCHWKVFVANRISTIANNVGTDNWFHVDSKSNPADLASRGVYPQELKVSRLWWEGPEWLQKHSNFWPNQPSLNSNTDLEKRNTLVHSAFISNYADILERFSSFNRAIQVICYIFRFLHRGLSKYRSTHVYRSIDLTSLEVNFVKIRLIILAQRASFPDEYKALLDNNDIKRSSHILNLNPFLDKDGIIRANGRLACSSLTYNEKFPIVLPYSCQFSRLLIHFTHVLSLHGGNQLIVRLIRSQFWIPKLKNLAKTIINKCKVCTIYKRKTKSQIMAALPPERTTISRPFHCTGIDFAGPFDVKSSSVRGCKSSKSYACIFVCFATRAIHLEATSSLSTATFLAAFHRFISRRGCPLHIYSDNGTNFVGASKDIARDFLSASRSNLISQMVHQNLSWHFIPPGAPHMGGLWEAGVRSFKTHFKKVSGSHKYTFEEFCTLLARIEGCLNSRPISIMSEDPTDLNPLTPGHFLTGGPILTPPEPTIDTHPETVTNRWQRVKALHHHFCQRWKVEYLRELHKRNKWKFPEMNVEVNSIVIIREDNLSPNEWRIGRVVRVYPGKDNRVRVADVFTQRGTITRPIVKLVCLPTD from the coding sequence ATGAATCCATTACATCGGTTTATTCGTGCTAACGATAAATTTGTTCAATTCGAGGAACAGATGACAGATACGCTCATCGCCACTTCCACAACttttgccttggaagttcatcggGAGGAACTTAAGGCAATGTGGGGGACTATCAAGGGCCTTTATGAAAAGTGTACGGAGGCATTACTTACTAGGGAAAACGATGACAAAAAGGAAAAAGAAAAGGGGGATAAGAATCAGGGCGGGGAGGAGAGTACAGACTCCGAGACCGATTCGGACCTAAACATGGTTAATTCTCGATACTACAACTCGTATGAGGCGTACGTTCGAATTGTTTCTAAAATAAGCGCTAGTATCCAAATGCGGTCCCAAGCTCCCAATTTTAATTCACAGTCTTCGTCCTCGAACTCCAGTTTCCATTTGCCTCCATGCGATACAGAGTCTTTTAAAGGCGACTATCATTCTTGGCCTACATTTCGGGACATGTTCTCCGCTGTCTACATCCAAAATGCCAATCTATCAAATgtccaaaaactgttccatctcCGGAAAAAGACAGAGGGAGAAGCTCATGAAATAGTTAAAAGCTGTCCATTAACAAATAGTGGATTTGATATTGCTTGGCAGAATCTTAAGGAAAGGTTTGAGAATAAGAGAATGTTAGTCCACAGtcaactgaaaattttattcaatctacctgCTGTTTGCTCTGAATCTAGTGaagatataaaaaatcttcGTCGTGACATTAATTCGTGCATTTCTTGTCTTCGATTATATGATATTGAAATATCAAACTGGGATcccatttttgtttatatttgttcaACGAAACTGCCCAGAGTAACTCTTTCTTTATGGGAACAGTCAGTGGAAGACAAAAAGGATATTTCCAAGTGGTCAGACTTGAATGCATTTCTATCCAGTAGATATCAGACTCTTGAGACGGTGTCTGAAGTTAAGGGTTCTTCAAATAGTAATAAGCTTGGTCCATCAAACTCCACAGTAACCAAACATTCAAATTATCTGAAAAAAGTAAATTCACATCATACAAGGGTGTCTGTTCCCCCTTTTGATTATCCTTGCAAGTTATGCATCAATGAGATTCATCCTATTAGGAAATGCCCTAAATTCTTACAAATGAATCACGATGAACGACGGAATTCCATAAAGAAACTGGGGCTATGTATTAACTGCTTTGCTGGTACCCATACTATAAAGGATTGCAAAAGCTCCTTCAATTGTTCTCTTTGCCACCAACGCCACAATACCCTAATACATCGGGATGAAAAGAAATCGGATAAACAAAAACCTTATCCTAAACCGAGAGATACAATGAGGGCACAGAGTCGTTCACATTCAGAATTACAGTCCACTAATCCTAATGCTATAGTGAACGTCCCTGAACCGTCGACATCCGGGAAAAGCATTCAAACTTGTTTCGCTTCGAATTCACAAAATGTGCTTTTGGGGACTGCCGTCGTTCAAATTAATCATATGGGGTTAAAATATTACGTCAGGGTATTAATTGATTCGGGGTCCCAGGGTACATTTATCACCGAAAGAATATTCCACATACTCAAGCTCCCTTCAAGACCTATTGACGCCGAAATATCGGGTCTCAATGGAATCACATCTGCTAAAGCTAGAAAAATAGCTACATTTTCCGTTTCTCCGCGTTGTGAATCcaatttggaaatttctatagacgccCTCGTCGTTCCGAAATTGTCGGAAAATTTACCTTCCAACTCTATTAATCCCAGTCTCTTAAAGGAATTCCCTGACATTAATTTAGCTGATCCGAAATTCTATACAAGTTCTCGCATAGATATGCTGATAGGAGCTGacatattcaataaaattttgttggataATGTAAAGCGCAATATATGTGGATCCCTTATAGCTCAGGAAACCATTTTCGGATGGATTGTCACTGGGCCTATTCAAAATGATCAAATTTCGTCCTTTTCAAATATTGTTTCATTTTTCACAGAGTGTACCTTAGAAAAACAGTTGAAACGTTTTTGGGAAGTGGAAAATTTCCCACAAAAGCCACTCCTTTCACATTCCGACATTCTGtgtgaaaaattgtattccgaGACTACGGAAAGAGATAAGGATGGGAGATATGTTGTATCCCTTCCCTTTAAGCAGTCTTTCTACGAAAATTCCAAAATGCTTGGTCAGTCCCGGTCCATCGCGTATGCCCAATTTTTAAAGAACGAATATCGTCTATCCAAAGACGTTGGACTTCGTGATAAGTACAATTCCATTCTCGAAGAATACATAGAGTTAGGACATATGGAACATGTTGCCCCACCCTCCATGGCAGaatttccaaaacatttttatttgccaCACCACGCAGTATTCAAGCCAGAAAGCACAACCACCAAGATAAGAGTAGTTTTTAACGCTTCCTGTCGCACTTCCTCTGGAACCTCGTTAAACGACGTTCTTTACAGTGgtccaattttacaaaatgatgTGACTATACTCATTTTGCGATGGCGATTCTTCCGTTTCGTATTCAACGCCGATATTGAGAAAATGTATCGGCAAATTAGAGTCCATCCAAAGGATACTCCATTCCAAAGAATTCTATTTCGATCTTGTGATGATGCAACCATGCAAGACTACGAATTAAAGACCGTGACTTTTGGTGTCAACGCTGCTCCATATTTGGCTATCAGAACCTTGCTTCAATTGGCAAATGACGTCAAAGACACTTTCCCACTTGCTAAACGAATTATTGAAGAATCGATGTATGTAGATGATGTCTTAGCTGGCTGCCATGAGGTCAACTCACGTATCTCCGCCAGAGACCAACTAATATCGGCTCTTAAATCCGCTGGATTTCCTCTTCGTAAATGGGCATCCAATTGCCCCGAATTGCTAAAGGATATTCCAAGATCGCACTTATTGAAGGACGACTTTCTCTGTTTTCATGATACAAGCCAAGCTAAGACTTTAGGAATCAAATGGAACGCGAAgtctgataactttttttttgaatcaaagCCATTTTCTAATAATTCGAATTTTTCAAAGAGAGAAGTGCTTTCCGAAATAGCAAAGATATATGATCCCGCGGGATGGTTGGCTCCAATAGTGGTTCTGGCAAAAATTCTCATGAGGAAAATATGGCTTTCCAAAGTTGGGTGGGATGAATTCATTACTACCGAATGTCTCGCAGAGTGGAAGAAATTTCTGAAAAGTTACTCGATAATTGAGAGTATTAAGTTGCCAAGGTGGATTTCTTACTCTCCTCGTTGTGAGATACAATTTCACGCATTCTGTGATGCATCAGAGAATGCATACGCTGTTGCAATATATACACGAGTAAAACTGGACGAAACTCATATAATCGTTCGGTTGCTTACGTCCAAAACCAGAGTTTCTCCAGTTAAAAGTATCTCAATTCCAAAGCTAGAATTATGTGGTGCAGCCTTACTGTCCGAAGTTGTGAAATCAGTGATCCCTTCAATGCAAATTTCCGCCTATGAAGTTTTCAAATGGACTGACTCTACCATCGTGCTGTCTTGGCTCCAACAGCCCCCTTGTCATTGGAAGGTATTTGTGGCAAATAGAATCTCTACCATTGCTAATAATGTTGGGACAGACAACTGGTTCCATGTGGACTCAAAGTCAAATCCAGCTGATCTGGCAAGTCGCGGCGTGTATCCTCAAGAGTTAAAAGTTTCAAGATTATGGTGGGAAGGACCGGAATGGTTACAAAAACACAGTAATTTCTGGCCAAACCAACCCTCATTAAATTCTAACACTGATTTAGAAAAGAGAAATACTCTTGTTCATTCTGCATTTATTTCAAACTATGCAGACATTCTGGAAAGATTTTCCTCGTTTAACCGAGCCATTCAAgtaatttgttacatttttagatttttacatCGAGGTCTTTCCAAATACCGGTCTACACATGTCTATAGATCCATTGATTTAACTTCATTGGAGgtcaattttgttaagattcgaCTCATAATTTTAGCACAAAGGGCTTCATTTCCCGACGAGTACAAGGCTTTACTAGATAATAACGATATTAAAAGATCTTCGCATATTTTAAACTTAAATCCATTCCTAGACAAAGATGGCATAATTCGCGCCAATGGAAGACTTGCTTGCTCTTCGTTGACCTATAATGAGAAATTTCCAATTGTTCTACCTTATAGCTGCCAGTTTAGTAGACTCTTGATCCATTTTACACATGTTCTTTCGTTACACGGTGGAAACCAGCTAATAGTTCGTTTGATTCGATCACAATTTTGGATTCCCAAGTTGAAAAACTTGGCGAAAACTATTATCAACAAATGCAAAGTATGTACcatatacaaaagaaaaaccaaATCCCAAATAATGGCTGCGCTTCCACCGGAAAGAACAACGATTAGTCGTCCATTTCATTGCACGGGCATTGATTTCGCAGGCCCCTTCGATGTTAAAAGTTCTTCTGTAAGGGGTTGTAAATCATCGAAAAGCTATGCTTGTATTTTTGTCTGTTTCGCGACTAGGGCGATTCATCTCGAAGCCACGTCTTCCTTGTCCACTGCAACATTCTTAGCCGCTTTTCACCGATTTATATCTCGAAGAGGCTGCCCTTTGCATATATATTCTGATAATGGCACTAATTTCGTGGGTGCATCCAAGGATATAGCAAGGGATTTTCTTTCTGCTTCTCGCTCTAATTTGATTTCCCAAATGGTGCACCAGAACTTGTCATGGCATTTCATCCCACCTGGAGCTCCACATATGGGAGGATTGTGGGAAGCTGGAGTCCGAAGCTTTAAAACGCATTTTAAAAAAGTATCTGGGTCGCATAAATATACATTTGAGGAATTTTGCACTTTGCTAGCCCGAATAGAGGGGTGTCTTAATTCTAGACCAATATCCATTATGTCTGAAGATCCTACAGACCTTAATCCCCTTACTCCTGGACATTTCTTGACCGGTGGGCCAATTCTTACGCCACCAGAACCAACTATAGACACTCATCCAGAAACCGTAACGAACCGGTGGCAGCGCGTTAAGGCTCTCCACCACCATTTCTGTCAAAGGTGGAAGGTTGAATACCTACGTGAGCTTCATAAAAGAAACAAATGGAAATTTCCTGAAATGAACGTAGAGGTAAATTCAATTGTCATCATTCGGGAAGATAATCTTTCTCCAAATGAATGGAGAATCGGTCGTGTGGTTAGAGTTTATCCTGGAAAGGATAACCGGGTCCGAGTTGCTGATGTTTTTACTCAGAGAGGAACTATCACGCGTCCAATTGTTAAGCTAGTATGCTTACCTACCGATTAG